The following nucleotide sequence is from Podospora bellae-mahoneyi strain CBS 112042 chromosome 1 map unlocalized CBS112042p_1, whole genome shotgun sequence.
GGTGAATCGTCCAGACGACTATGCCGCAATGACCTCACGTCTGCCGCTCTCATGTCCCCAGTTCTATTGACCAGGCTGCAGCTGTCAAAGAAGACAAACAATTTCCCAAAGTTCTGGTCAATCTAATGCTCATGTCTATCCCCATGCACTGGCTTTCACTACTTGAGGGCCacagaagaacaagaacgaGGGCAAATCACCAAAAACATCATGTCTCCTTGCTCACCATCATCTAGCCTCAGGACTCTGCTCAGTATGCTAGAATGTTGAAAGTCTTTGACCTTAGAGGCCCTCAATGCATTTGCTGTAGGTGATCTTGCTTGATATGCTAGTCCATCAACCACATGAGCATTTCATGAAAAGATCATAGGAAATAACTTAGTATATAATGAAGAGTGTGAATGGTTCAAGTTATTCCAAGTAGGGTATTATAATCATAGGAAGCTAGAAAAGAATACCTGGTATGTTTCTCCAGAACTTTAGACAATCTATATCTTGATTCCGTTCATGAAAGTGCCCAAGCATCAGATGAAAGATCTTGATTAAAATGTGTCGCCGCCTTCTAGTTTGTACGGTCTCAGCTAACTCCCAAGGTAGAGCGTGTGAATTAATATTCACTAAAGCCAGGGGAGCAACTGTATCTGAGGCAGTGCAAATTTTTGCTCTATCGTTGTGATTGATCGCCGACTCTCTCGTCCCAACTTTCAAATACTATAAGTACTCCTTTCTGTCCTGTTTCTGAGACTCTTCTTTCCCTGACAATCGCACTCTCTCAACTCTCGTCCGAATCTCAGATTACCCTCAGATCCATCTCAACCGACAATatgaaggaagaggaaggctcGCATAATCCCAACAATCTCCCAGTTATTCCCCCCCCGTCTAACAATGCCAATCATGGAGCACCacctactgctgctgcctcccTGAGGGCTCTGACAGCCTCTGTGGAGAGGCTCAGCGGTCATGTGGAGATCATGAGCAGCCAAATCGCCACCTTGAGCAGCAGTATGGTCACCATGACCGCCAATATGGACAAGATGAGTGCCAACATGGAAAAGACCACCGACAATCTTTGGACGCTCAATGCAACAATTGACAAGGTTCACGGAAGCCTTGACAAGATCCTGAAAACGGTTCAGGAGCCAGGCCGGATTGGTACGGTGCAGGGCAATGGTAACGGCCAGCCTCAACTcactcagcagcaacaagccacccagcagcaaaacgCTCGACAGGCGTCCCAGATACGCGCTCGCCAGCAGCAATacgcccagcagcagttcgcccagcagcagttcgcccagcagcagcgcgcGCCCATGAACTTTGCTCCCGAGCCTCTGCAACAGCCTTCCATTCACACGCAGCAACCTCAAGCCTTCGCCACCACGCCTGCCTTTGACTTCTGGAATGGGTCCCAGATGGCCACCGCTTCTGGCCAGCAGAATCAAAATACTGCTTTCGGCAACGGACTCGCCGGAATCGCTCCCATGCGTTCCCAGGCCAGGCATGTCAGCGGCCTCTTGCCATTCCCCCCTCATGACCCAGGACCAGACTGGAGCTGCCGGTACAGATGACGTTTTCAACGGGTTCGCTCACCCACAGTTCTTTGGCATGCCCGAAGATGTGGCCAAGAAGCGTCGCCATGAGGACTACTGATGATATTGTGAGTGAGTTGGAAAAGAGATATACCCGTGCTGAAATCGTGTGCTAACGGTTGTATCCTTCCAGAGGTACTTTTCTCATGCGCTTGGGAACGATGCTGCGTCGGCTGATTCGCGTACAAACCCGGGAGGAGCGCAGCAAGACACCGGCAGCGAGCGCAGCGAGCATAAATGTGATCTAGCAAGCATCGGGAGGGATTCGGGGCAAGCATTGAGGACAAAGGGAGTTAGGAGCAGGCACGGGTTGAGGCAGATGCTTTAGCCTCCTTTGAGCTATACAGCTTTTACAAGACTGGAAATATCACAGAGCATGTGTTCACTACCAGGCCAAGGATCATTCACTCACCCTCATGCAGTTTCATTGTGACTATAGCCAATTGGGGATTGACGTGCTTGAATTGTGAATATCAAAACGACCCTCTTCATGACATGACGACCCGTGGCCCAAAATCTGAGCTCTCCGCATACTTGACCACACACGCGTTCCATTTATTTGCCCCCAGGATGTCAAAGACATGCGGCACGTACGTCAGTTGCGTCTtgtcacccacccccagtATCCCCCTCAGacatatcatcatcctcctcacctcgcTACTGTCGTCAAAGTTCCTGTTGGACACCTGGATGAGCCAGTGTCCAGCTCTTGCACGCGAGCCTGGTTTGCATTTCACGCGGGACTCGTCTccgaggttgttgttgagtgtCTCACGGCAGACGGCTGACTAGACCTCATCTACCCGCTTGGCACCAACAGCGAAGAACAACTATTTGCCTCTGTTAGCTTACTTGCACatcaaagcaaaaaaaaaaggagtgTGGACATGCATGGCCACGAGTGACTCCATGCCTCCTCGCCAAGTCGATCAAATCTGTCGAAAGCCTTTTGATCAGGGGCTCCGCCTGATCCCGCCCTTTCTTAGCCACGACCGCCTCAATGGCCTTTTCCGCACTGGCAACGATCTCGAGCCCCTCCTTCAAACAAGAAGGCCTATCACCTCCGCGTCCTGGAAGTTGAGTAGCATGCGGGTTGCGGATGATATACCAGTTAAAATTTGTGGCGGTTTGCTTTGACGGTCGACAGCGGTTGACAAACTCTTCGACTGTCTCTTCTGACCAGTAGGTAACAAGAGGATTGCTGATATAAGGATTGACCTCTTCGTCTACATCCTTGGTAGAAAGCAGCGTGTGGCTCCCACCGACAGGAGAGACGATAGGCTGGCCACTGTACGGGGCTGCAACGGGGACAAAGTATTGATCCGGCATGTCGAATTTGTTGCCAGCGTTGTCGTATGAAAGAGACCATTCGTCAAATTTTAGAAACTGATACTCGTCTGGGGATAGAGGTCGAGGCATATTGACTCGTGTTCAGCATACAGTTTGATGAGGTTTGGTGATATGGAGCAAAGGAAAAAACTGCGAAAAAAAGTTCTTCGGACTCGGGTGGGGCTTGAGATACTGGGGAcgagatgatggtgaagccAACTGTTGCTCTGGTATATATGCTCCTTTCTTGGGACAGTCTTTATGGGTAACCTCGATGTTCGGATGATAAAATGTGACAGTCATGATGGATAGAGGTACTCATACCTTTCAGTCACAAACTCTTCCCGGTCTAGCTGATTGCTTGTTGGAGCTATGGAAATGTCATCAAAAACCACTGAAAGACTTTATGTTGGTTGTCTGAAGTAGCTCCCTCATACGCTTATTTCCTTCCCTGACCCTAGCTACTCTAAGCTTTCTAGCCCACGGCAATGTCAGACACCCATGAGCCTCGTTCGCATCAAGATCCCGTGTTTTGTAACAAATACCTCCTCTTGATATGACCCTGAGGCGCCGCACCCATTCAGAACAGGTATCAAGTCCCGCACCTTGGCACCCTCCCATCTTCCTTCCTTATTTGTCCAGAACACACGCTTGATGCCGACACTGCGCATGTAGTTGATACAGCGGTAGCATGGACGGGAGTTGGTGGCTCGCATTACGGGAGAGATTTCAGCGATGTTGGTAATGGGAACAGGGATGGATAGGGGGCTATTGTCAACTCGTCGTGAAGGCatcatggtgatgaggagggtgcaTCAACGCCGACTAGCGCTGGCATGTCTAACAATCTGGAATCGTCGACTTCCTCAGCCTTGATATGATCAGTGCCAGTGCCGTGGAGGGCTAACCTGACGACATAGACATCGGCGCCGATGAGCTTGGGGTGTTTTGTTCGCTGGCGTACGTTGTCTTTGGTGTGGAATGGGGCATTCCTGGGTCGGAAAGTGTGACTGTTCAGAATGAGTACCTGATTAATAACCTCCAATCATACTGCAACTAGACAGCATACCTTCAAGTCGACAGAACTCTGGCCTACAACTCAACCTGTCCTTCTTTTCGTCTCTGTTAAATGCTTTCTTGCCGAGATCGTTGGGAATGTGCTGCTTTcccggcttcttcttcgttaATTCACTCTTGGACTTCTTGCATGATGGCTTGGTCTTGTTTTGCTCCTGGGCTACGGTGTTGTGAACATAGCTCCAGCGCATGAAGCCGCATTGAACGTTGGACATGCTATCAGCGGCCGCCCAGGTAGGCCTGTTGGGGGTAGTGTGCGGAGATGCGGCCTTACGAAGCGTTCCTGTCTTGAGAGCATCGCCGTTAAAGCCATGGCGATAATCGTTGTAGCCCTGGCCCAGGATCTTTCCACCCTTTGCGACGATGGATCCGTGGCGGTACTAAAGCGGGGAGTTGGTGACCTGCTGAAGGCAAAGCGGCAGATACTGGTCTCGCTTCATTCTGCGGCAAGTTTTGTTGTAGTCTCTCCGTTTTGAGATGTATACAATGTAAgtgaaaaataaaataaaaaccaCAGGAAGCCCCGGGCACGGAAGACACGCTTGAACAGTGACCCTACCCACTGCCAAAGACCAAAAATAAGCTTCGTCGTTTGGAGATGTGTCAGTTGTCTTGGAAATTTTAGACAGCAGGAGTAGGCTGGTAACAGAACGCATGCTGGCAGACGAGTCATTCGGCAAAGGTAGCGCACGGGTCAACCGTTGCACTAACAATCCTGAAGACAACCCTTGAATTGATATAAACACTGCCCAGGCATGACTGTGTTTGACGCAAATACCCAAGAAATCGGTCGCCATGATGATTATCCTGCCCATCTTGGTTGAGGCCAGGCTTCATGTCATTCCTTACATTTTTATCTGTCGAAGAAGTATCAAGCAAACGCCCAATCCAAGCCCTACCAGCGACGCTCACTAGGAAATCTTTGCAGACCGCTTCTTTTTGAAGTGTAAGGTAGTCTCGGGGGAGTATCATGATTACACTCTGGTCACAGCACTTCTGCAGACCTCTGCGCTCAGTCATCATACCTCGTCTACCAACAGAGCTCCCTTGGGATCATCCAAGGCACTAAAAGTTGAAAGGCAACGAACGACAGCCGGATGTAGGTGTCAACTTGAAGAGAGCCCAGTTCGACTGAAGCTGTTGATGCGGAACTTTGCCAATTCCAAAGTTCCTCGTCAGAAAAGGCTGCTGTTAGTCAACGCCACATTCCATGCATTTTGACACAATGTGCTCTCACCGGTCTTTACCAGAAGCCAGTGGATTATCTTTCGCCAACCCCGGTCGTTAACAAATCTCGGGATTCATGCTTTGTCATCCAGATGTGTTCAGTTCAGTCGAATCGATCGTCATTGCTTAAAACGCACATGAACCCAAGAGATACAGCTTACTGGTACCGTACATGCGAAGTAGCAACGTGGAAAAGAATTGGTCGGATCGTGGCTAGTCCGCTCGAGTTGCCGGCGGCATCTCTAGGCAGACACAAAACTGGCCAAGTAGACGATGTAACCGGGCGGCACTGCATACAAGTGGTCGCCGTTTACATACCCAGGTCCCCGCTCGGCAATGGCATCTTTGATAAGAATGGATTGGAGGCACCCGTGGACTTGGATTCCCACAGTCGCATGCCGTTGCTGTCAATATCGATATCCACTTTCAAGGCCTCATTGGACTGGGACCTTTGATGTTTACTCCGTACTGCGCAATAAATGGCCTCAAGCAAATGTCCGAAATGGCCGCCAAGCTTCAGGTGCTAACGCTGTCAGCACCCTTTCCCGGGACTGGAGGCGCTGATCCCCTGGTGTCGGGGAAGGATCCCGTCTTTGTTGGCCAATCAGGAGCGCTACCAGATGTAATCGGCCCATGTCGGCCCAACGCCAGACCAGGTTGGGGAAAGCCTGCTCCCGCATGTTGCATGAGTTTGGCCCTGTCACAATAATGGTCGGGACCGGTGAAGCATTTTCGACCGCGAGCTTCATTCAGTCGAGCAAGGAGCGGACTTGGTGGGAAGTGGTGCCGCAAAATCACTTCTTCCATCTTTCATCATGATCTTCTTCCCCGTGCATACTCTGTAGGCCGTGGTGCACCAAAAGGACTAACTCTCTCGACAAACACCACCGAACTCTGGGCTACTATTACTATAGCTTGGACCGAGTGTGTCGCCTACACACACCTACACCCCACCGAGACATGCACAACATGCCGCCAGATCCCTCGAGATGTTCAACGTCGATGTACCGGACAACACCAAAAGTCCGGAGAACATCGCTTCCAACGTCATTCTCGCCTCTGTTTTGGCCCCGGTCTTTGCGATAATCTTTGTCGTCCTCCGATTGTATACCGCGCGCTCCATCTTGCGCGTGAGCCACAAGGATGATTGTATGTTTTTGGGATCGTGGCCGCTCTTGACCGCGGGGGTTGGCTAACTCGGGGTTGCGTTTTAGGGCTCATTCTCATTGCCGTCATCTTGTCCGTCCTATACTCCGCCACCCTCATTGCTAGTACGCCAGAATCCGTTCTATCATCTGCTCAGCAGCACGCTTGGGAATACCACGACTGGAGCGAGTGCTGACAACGAACGGATTAGTGACCAAATTCGGCCTGGGGTATCATATCTTCTACCTATTTCATTCCAACACCTGGAGAGGGCAAACCTTGCTTTTGGTAATCAAAATCCTTCCTCACGGGCTAGAGAGGCGGACACAACTGACCATGAAAAAAGCTTGCCGGATTTCCTGCCGCCATAACGAGTAACTTATCGgtcctcttcatcaagtGCTCGATTCTGGTGTTCTATCTCCGATTCTCGACGACCCGAATTCTCAATCATGTTATATACGTCATGCTCGTTATCGTTGTTATCGCCAATTCTCTTGCGGCATTTGGCGTCCTTTTCACATGCCAGCCCATGTCCTCTTTCTGGGATGGCCAGGTCAAGGGCACGTGCATCCACAGGGACGCCTGGTACGCCTGGCTCGTGATTTTGAACTGCGTTACCGATTTCATCTTGCTGGTCCTGCCGCTTTGGCTTTTGGCACCGTTGAGGATTGGCTTCTCGCAGAAGGCTGCCATTGCCGCGATATTGGGTACTGGCGGATTGtatgtcttcttcttcgctgACAGCACAGGAATGCTAACAGTAAGAACAGTGTTGTTGGGATAAGCATATTTCGCGTTGTAGTGGTGTCACAGGGGTGGGATAAGTACGACTTTACCTATCGATTCGCCATCAACTACATATGGAGGTAGGTTCCTGGAAGCCCCTGTCGCCGTTGAGAGAGGCCTAACACAAGCTCTGACACAGCGTCATCGAAACAAATGTGGCCATTATTTGTGCCTGTGCCCCTACACTACGGGCGTTGGTCGGCCGTTATGTGCCATCATTGCTCCAATTTAGTGCACGCCGCGATCCACTGGCGCTGTACACCATCCCCGTATCACACGTTGCCGCTGCGCAACGACCACGACCGACCCCACGAAGCCAAGATGATGAAATCGAAGGATCATCCAATCATGAAAACTATGTTAGTGGTTCCTCAGCACAACTCACATCGAATTTCGGAAGTAAACTGTTTGGACCTACCTCAGATCGAGCCTCGAGTAGAGGAAAGTCGGATCACACAGCCTCGTAGCGAAAAAGACAAACTTGGAGAACACAGAGATGAGGATAATGACTGGCGTCGAGGCGTTACATGGCCGGTATACCGACGGCTGAAGCGATGCGGATTTTGGATATAGGATATTTAATGACACTTGgcttcctccttttcccccAATCAATACATCGCCGCCCTGTTACAAGACACTGAATTTAGCCCCCCCCCTGGACATATCTAATCGCAGTCAATAGTGCCGGATAGAACCCATCAGCGATCTTTTGAATCCCGGACGAGCTGGCATGTATACCATCATACAAATCCACCTCGGCATCGAAACCAGTGAACAAGTCAACGACCCAGATCGGACTCGACGTGGTGTTTTGGCTGGCCGCCCAAGCAGGAATCGCTTTGTTCAGCTCTTTGACCTGCTCGTTCTTTTCCGCGCTCAACCCAAGCGGGATAATCTGCGCCACCTATTTCTCGTGTCAATCCTGCAGTCTCTTGGCCGGCCAAAATTCCAACGGTACTCACGATAATTCTCATATTTGGATTCCGGCCCCTCATCTGCCCCACAAGCGTGCTATACGCCCGTAGCAACTCCTCCGTCCTCGGCTTTCCTCGCACGATATCCACTGTGCCCAAGTGCATAGTCACCACATCGGCAGGGTTCATGGCCAACCACTCGGACACTCGACCCTCGTTGGCCATTTGGATGGCAGGGAAGCCGGGGTGTCCTTCGTGATCACGGTCGAATTCGGAGTCGTCGCAGATCTCGCCTGCGCGctcaccaccgacgaggTCGACGGAGTCGTAGAGGTCGGGGTCattttggaggcggaggtaGATCCAGGCTCGCCAGCAGCCATAGTCGGTTATCGAGTCGCCTAGGGGCATCCATCTGACTGTTTTATGGGATTGCCTTGGCAGGGAAAGGGACAGAACACACGGAAGGAGCAGGGCGGTGATTGTAGAAGGTTTCATTGTGAACAGTGATCGGTttgtggggttggggtggttgaagagTGGAAGAAACGACAGGGCGGCTCGGGGGTGGTATAGCAATGGACTGTTTACCCGGCGGGAGATACCCGGGATCAGCAAAAAGAACTGCAATATTAATGCGGAGTACTTTGTCCGAAATGATCAACTCAAAAGTGAGAAGTCCAAAGCTGCTTTCATTACATCTTGCCTCATTATCATATCCAGTTCAATCTACATCTCCCATCCCGACCCGCCTTTTTTAGTCTTGTCGTCAACCATCTACTCATAAAACACCAAGCACCTCACCTCGATACTCTCTCTCCCCGGTGTGCCCTCAGGCGTCTGGGGGTCAACAAAAGCCGTGTGCGGCGTCAGCCCGGCAACAcccttcttcccaccagGCAACCGATCCCCCCAGGAGTCAAAGCACTTGATAAACATGGCCTCCCCGGGCGTCAT
It contains:
- a CDS encoding uncharacterized protein (EggNog:ENOG503PEAS; COG:S) translates to MFNVDVPDNTKSPENIASNVILASVLAPVFAIIFVVLRLYTARSILRVSHKDDWLILIAVILSVLYSATLIASTPESVLSSAQQHAWEYHDWSEC
- a CDS encoding uncharacterized protein (CAZy:CE3; COG:O; EggNog:ENOG503P3BR), producing the protein MKPSTITALLLPCVLSLSLPRQSHKTVRWMPLGDSITDYGCWRAWIYLRLQNDPDLYDSVDLVGGERAGEICDDSEFDRDHEGHPGFPAIQMANEGRVSEWLAMNPADVVTMHLGTVDIVRGKPRTEELLRAYSTLVGQMRGRNPNMRIIVAQIIPLGLSAEKNEQVKELNKAIPAWAASQNTTSSPIWVVDLFTGFDAEVDLYDGIHASSSGIQKIADGFYPALLTAIRYVQGGG